GAACTTGCGGTTCTCAGGACCTTTCACTTCGAACTTGACCTGACCGTTTGCGGTTGCAAACAGGGTGTGGTCCTTGCCGAGGCCAACGTTATTGCCCGGGTGGAAACGGGTGCCGCGCTGACGAACAATGATGCTGCCTGCAGATACAGTCTCGCCGCCGAAGCGCTTCACACCAAGTCGTTTCGACTCGGAATCGCGACCGTTACGGGTACTACCTGCTGCCTTTTTATGAGCCATTACCAGCCTCCTTATCTAAGGGGTTACTCGAGGGTCTTAGCCCTGGATACCCG
The DNA window shown above is from Marinobacter sp. SS13-12 and carries:
- the rpmA gene encoding 50S ribosomal protein L27, translated to MAHKKAAGSTRNGRDSESKRLGVKRFGGETVSAGSIIVRQRGTRFHPGNNVGLGKDHTLFATANGQVKFEVKGPENRKFVSIVPAA